From the genome of uncultured Methanobacterium sp.:
AATCCTTACTTCTACCTCTGGTGGGCCACTGTTGGCTGGGCCTTCATGCTTAAAGGAATAGAATTAGCTGGAATCATAGGAGTTCTGAGCTTCCTGGTGGGTCACTGGGGGGCAGATCTTAGTTGGTACAGTGTTGTGTCTTTTTTCACCAGCAAAGGAAGACATGTGCTCCCAGGCAAACGTTACCAGATCATGATGATGATCTGTGGAGTTTTCCTGGTGTTTTTAGGAGTTTATTTCATTTATTCCACCCTAATAGCCTGATTAAAACCCATTAGACTTCAAAGTATAGAATAAATAGTGCATTAGAGCAGGATAGGAATTATAATCTAGATAAAGTATTAGAACTGGACATAAGTATTGGAAAAATAATTTGTAAATGGGGAATTTTCAAACCTTATTGTAATTATTTAAGTCACCAAGGAATATTATAAAAACATGAAAGCTGTTGTTTTCGATAACTCCGGAACCCTAATCTCAAGATACAGGGCTATTAAAGACATTAATAACGGATTTATCCATGATAACACCAGTTCCATTGATCTGGTTGATAAACATCCCTCCCGGGCCCTGGTGGTCCTTCAGACCGACCCTTCCACCTGTCTGGTTAATGCCAGACCAGATCAAACCATCTATCAATTCATAGTACGGAACAAGGTGCCCTTTGACATAAGTTACTCCTCTTCAGGTATCCTGAAAGAGGACGTATTAACTCTTATTAAAGATGAAGATGTAAAAATCAGTGATATTCAGGATACCATTCAAGCAGTGGTTGAAAAAAATTATAACGTGCAAATATGCAGTGGATCTGGTTTTATTATGAACACCAGAACAGGCCATATTGAATTCACCATCACCGCTGGAGGTAAAATATTCCCGGAAGTTCCAGAGGTGGTGGAAGAACTCAAAAAAAGATCATGCCATATTTACGTGGCATCAGGAGACCGGATGAAGTCCCTTGAGGAATTGGCCAGTTTCATCCACATTCCCTCGGAGAATGTTTTCGGCACAGCCGATTCCTGGAGAAAAAAGGAAATTGTGGCCGGACTTAAAAGTATATACCGAGTGATGATGGTAGGTAACAGCGCCAACGATATCTTGGCACTTAAAGAAGCAGATATTGGCGTTTTAACCACACAACAAGCTGAAAAAACACCTAAAAAAGTTTTTGATGCTGCTGACGTGGTGGTAGGTAATATTAAAGAGATTCTGGATATCGATTTTTAATTGATATTTAGTAGTATTATACCAATTAACCCATCTTACATCCAATCTAATTTTTTTTAATCATTTTCCAGTTTAATCCATTTTCCAGGTTATAACTTTTAAATGAACATATATTGGGCTTTAATGGATTATACTCTAGTTATATGAATTATACTCTAGTTATATGGATTTACATCCCATTATCACTATTTCCTGAGTATCTACTCAACATTAAATTAACCCAAACTAATCATTGGTAACGTTTCAGTAGAGGAATAATCAGATAAACCAGACTTGACCACCCATATCCAACTTCTTTCATAAAGGGAAGGAATGTAATTCCCAATGCAAGCAAAGAGATTACAGGTAGCATTAAGTTAATCCTTAAACTGGATTTTCTTATTTCATCATCAACATCATCCATCAGCCCACTGTTGAATGCGTGACGTCCGTTTAGGAACAAAAGAAAACCTATGGCAAAAAGATTCAGATCGAAGAATATGTTGGGAATCTGGAAATTCCCGTATTCCCCTACAAAAAACGCAGAAAAAGGAACCAGTGCCACGAAAAGCAGCCAGATGATGATTATCCACAGCAAAGTATCATCTGCTCTTTTAATCCGGTTAAACTGAGTATGGTTGATTCTCCAGAAAACAGCCAGAAGAATAAAACTGATAAAGTAACTGTAAAAATTAGGTAAAAGATTTATAAGAGCCTGATAAAGCCCAGCCTCAGTGGGATTGGCTATTGAGGGCACCGTAATTCCCAGAACCAGAAGGGTCATGGCTATTGCAAAAACACCATCCACCAGGGTTTCTATACGTTTGGCATTGATCCCTGTGGAGTTTCTTTCCTTTTTGTCTTGCAACGGTTTCCCCCCCCCCCATTATAATAATTTTTTAAAGTTATAATGACTTTACATATAGTAATGTTTTAAATACTACTCATTAATGCTTTAATAGCCCAATAATAATTTAAATGTCCATTAATGACTTTCCAGATTACAGTACATTTCCATATTACAATGACTTTTCCATATTACGGTATCTTTCCATATTACAGTGACCTTTCCAGACTTTTAATGGCACTGCGCACTGCTCTTTCTTCCATGACTCTGTAGGTCACCAGGAGACAAATTAAAAGTATTGGCACCAGTATGTCCAGAAATAGAACCGTTCCTGCATTTCCAGTGGAGTAGTTACTCGTAGCAAAGATGTTAGTTATATGGCTTAGTGCATCCCCCAACAGGAAGATAGAAACCCCAATAACGGTGGCTGTCCAGAAATTGCCCCGGATCCAGATGCATAATATTCCCAGAACCCCAAACGCCAGATTGGCAAAGGCCACTTCCTGTTGAAAGGGACTTCCCGGAGCCCACCCAATGGATGAAGCCACCTGGTTAGCAAAAAGAGAATGTCCAATGGAAGCCCAAATAGAACCAAACCCTACTGTAAACACCAGTAATGATAGGAGAGTTGTTCCCACTATTCTTTTGGTGGTTAAAACTCTTTTAGAATAAAATTGAATCCCCAGCATTATTAATGCGCCAATTATCCCCAGTATCAGCCAGGTGTAAGCTGTATCCATTTAAACCCCCTCTCTTATCTAGATTTTACTGTAGATAAAAAAATTAACACTTTAATAGTTTAGTTTTATTATCGTTTATTTAATACATTGCTCTGGGAAAAAAATGGAAAAATTTATATGCCATTTCTGCATCCGGAAAAAAATGTCCATTATAGAACTTAAAGCTTCAAAGGCAGGAGCAAGGACCTTTATAGATATCAGATTATAGATCTTAGATTACTTATATCAATGCTTTACAGACTTATCAGCTCGTATTCTTGAAAACCTAATCCCACTTCTTCGGCATATTCCAACAGCACCTTCCCATCAACACCATCCCACACTCCTCTGAATTTATCTCCTCCTCGGTGGTGTTGGTGTTCAAGCAGGGAGTTTTCCAGTCCCACTTGTTGATTAACCAGATCATAGCTTGCCCTATCAAGGGCCACTGGATCAGTAGATGCCAGTATTCCAATGTCCGGAACTATGGGAGCATCACTGAATGCTTCACAATCACAGTCTGGAGTAATGTCCATGAGGAAATTAATGTAACCAACCTTTCCTTTTTTACTTTTAACTGCCCCATAAGCATATTCTACCATTCTTTCCATGAATTCAGTTAGTGAATTAAAATCCAATTCTATAGCAGATTCCGGGCAGGTGGCCAAACAGTTATTGCAGGCTACACATGCTTCTGGATCGATCACTGCTTTACCCTCCACCAGTGACATGACCGATACTGGGCAGGACCCGATACAATTTCCGCAACCGGTGCAATTATCACTTATAATTGGCTTAGAACATTGATGCTGTTCAATTTTTCCAGGGGAGGATGCACAGCCCATGGCCAGATTCTTAATTGCCCCTCCAAACCCACTCATACCATGTCCCTTGAAGTGGGATAAAACCAGCATACTGTCTGAGTTTTCGATATCACCTGCGATTTTGACTTTCTGGAAATGTTTCAAGTCCACTTCTACCCGAATCCAGTTATCCCCACGGATCCCATCAGCAATAACCAACGGGGCCCCGGTAACTGCATATGCAAAACCGTTTTTTACGGCGGTCTGGAGATGGTCCACTGAGTTATGGCGACTACCATAATAAAGGGTGTTAGTATCAGTTAGGAAGGGTTTGGCATGGCAATTAAAAGCCTCTTCAACCACTGCACTTACCAGGACCGGTTTAAGATATGCATCATTTCCCTTTTCTCCAAAGTGAAGTTTTATGGCAGTTAAATCATCCTTCTGGATGAATTCCCCAAATCCTGCCATGTCAAATAACCGTTTTATTTTACTGGTCTTATTTTCTCCCTGGCTCCGAGACCGGAAATTAGAAAGATACACTTCACTAGACATTTTAAAATCCCCTCGTCCAATTTTTAATGACCGGTATTTATTCATATCATTATTTTCAATAATTTATTTTCAATCATTTATTTTCAAGGTCAATAAGAACATCTCTACTTTTTATAACATTATTATAGTTGTCTAACTCAATTATTCCACGATCAATTCCATTTATCAGGTTCAAATCAAGTGTCCCATCACCTAACGCCAGATGCTGATCCTTATCCCCATTATTATCACTTAAATGATAGTAATGGGTTTTTTCAATTTCTAAAAATGAAGCAGGATGATCAGTGGTATTGGCATGCCCCATGTCTACTGTGGCGTGGCATCCACATTGATCCAGGAAGTAAGAATGTTCTTGCGCAGTATTACAGAAGTAAGCGTAACGATGTGGCATGTTCTCCACCGATAAAATAACACCACTATCTTCTGCATATTGATTTGCCTCTTTTAGAGTTTCAATGGCAAAATATTTGCCCATCTCTCTGATCCTATCTTCTAATCTGTGTATCATCCCCGGATGAGTGGTTATGGCCTTTGCCCCTATTTCTGATGCCAAGTCCACTGTTTCGGTAATCTGACGGAGGGTTTCATCCCGAATACCCGGATTCATACTGGCAGGGTTTAGATCTATGGTGGGAGCATGCAGGAAGACCTCCACATCATAGGATGAGAATATTTCCAGATTACCATCCTGGCTCTGGATATTCCGGGGCCAGTATGGACCTTCACAGAGTATTTCCATAAGATCAAAGCCATCAACAGTTGCTTTATCTAAAAAATCTTCAAAAGACTTCATGAAAAGAGCCAGAGTTGAAAATCCGATTTTCATGTTACCTATTTTTTAAAGTAATTCTGATATATTTTTCGAATTTCATTTACCATAACCAATTTCATTTATCTTAACCTACTTGCCCATCAAGGAGGGATGATATGAGAAATCCTATTTTGTAGTTAATTTTTCAGTTGATTTTAGGGACCCCAACATTTATATGGAAAGTGGATATATCTAATTAAACTATGTCGAAAATTGATATATTGATTATTAGAATAGAGAGGTGTGACGTGGATGGATGATGAACCAATTAGAGATAAGCCACCAGAAGATTCCAAGAACCCAGAAGATTCCAAGAATAATATTCCCGCAGATGAACTTGAAAAAATCGAATTTAAAAAATCGCGTGGCTACTACCGTAACGCAATGGAGAGTCAAGACTTATTTGGAAATTTGGATCAATTCGAAAAAAAACTGGTCAGAGGAGTTATGCGAGGCTCAGGCCCAATAATAATGCTCTGGCTTATTAGTAAAAAAGGACAGCATGGTTATGAGATTATGACCCAGCTCCACGAATCCTCTCCATTCAGCGATAAAATTAAGATGCCCAGCGCCAGCATCATCTACCCTAAATTACACCAGCTTGAAAAGAAAGGCCTTATAAAGGGTACCTGGGAAAACCACGGAAAAAGAAAAGTTAAATATTACGAAATAACCTCAGAAGGTGTTGAAACCCTTGAAAAGGTGAGAAGTTTCTTTAAAGCCCGTGAAAATAACCTTTATGAAGATTTTCTAGAAGACGTGATGTGTATAAAAAATAATAGGAGTTAACGGTATGAAATATGCCATTGAAACCTCTGATCTCACCAAAATATATGGTGACTTTAAAGCAGTTGATGCTTTAGACTTGAAAGTTGAAAATAAAAGCATATTTGGATTTTTAGGCCCCAATGGGGCAGGTAAAACAACCACTATTAAAATGCTCACCTGTCTAATTCCTCCTACATCAGGAACAGCAAAAGTAGCAGGATACGAAATCACCAAATCACCAGATGAAGTTCGCCAAAAAATAGGGATGGTACCACAACTGGTAAGCTTATATGGTGATCTTACTGCACGTGAAAATGCAGAACTATGTGCAGATTACTACGGAATGCCACGGGACCTTAAAGAACAGAGGATAGACGAATTAATGGAACTGGTGGACATTAAGTATGCTGAAAATAAGATGGTTAAGCAGATGTCCGGAGGACAGAAACAGAAAGTATCGGTAGTTGCCAGCCTTGTACATCAGCCAGATATTCTGTTTTTGGATGAACCTACCATTGGTCTTGATCCAACCACCAAAAGCGTTTTATGGGATTTAATTGATGAATTGAACCAGAGCGGCCACACCATTATCCTCTGTTCCCACGATATGTACGAAGTGGATATGCTCTGTGATCACGTAGGTATAATCAATTTAGGAAAACTCGCTGCCTTTGACACACCACAGGGCCTCAAAGACACAGTACTTACACAGGAAGAATGCACTGAAAGTAACGTAGGCGATATTGTACGTGAAATGGAAGAATCTGATACTCTCAGCAGCACCAATCCCTCACTCTGCAAGCTGAAAGAAGTTGCAAGAGAATCTGAAATTGACAAAGCCCGAGAAATGAGTTTGATGGTAACTGGTTCAGATAGTGAGCTGGTTAATAGATTATCCCAAATACCATGTGTATTGGATATTGAAACTCATGCTTCAGGAAGACTTGGATTCAAACTGGCCAACACTGAAAATGCTGTTACCCAAGTGATATCAGCAATCATGGAAACTGGAGGTAACATAACATCCATATCAACTAAGGATCCTTCATTAGAGGATGTTTTCATGAAAGTAACTGCCAAAAAGGTTAAAAAAGAAGGGGAGGGAGATTAGATGGTTGAAACCAAAAAAATCATGTGGATGCTTAAAAAAGACTTAATAGTCCTTTGGAGACATAAACCACGTTTATTTTCCATTATTCTATTCCCCATCATTATGATCGCCCTTTTCGGTTATGGTATGGGAGGATCCATTGAAAATATTCCCGTAGTAATAGTATCACAGAGTGATGGCCCTGTAACCGACGCTACACTCAATGCCATTAAAGGGACGTCATTTTACAACGTAGTAAACATCATCAATGATCCTCAACGGGGAAAAGAAATGGTTGAATCAGGGCAGGTTAAAGCGGCAATAATGCTACCCTCTGATTATGATAATTTAAACAGTAACAATGCCAAGTCCGTGGTGGTTTACGTGGATTCTTCGGATCAAATGGCCACGCAGGCACTGGTACCGGCAACACAAGGCCTTTTCAGCCAGATATCTTCCCAGATCGGAATTCAGAAACTACAGGCAATGAATAACCAGTCCTCAGCAGTTCAGGTACAGTCACAGGGTGTTCAACCCACATCTGCACTGGCTGGAGTAAACTACCAGAACATAATGAACTCCATAAACTACCAGATCACCAAGATCTACGGTGACATCAAGTACATTGACTTCCTGGTTCCAGCGGTTCTGGCCATGACCATCATGATGGGGGCCATGTTCAGTATGGGAGAAGCTTTAGCCGGTGAAAGAGAACGAGGGGAACTGGCACGATTATTCATGACTCCCACTAGCGTAGCAACTGTAGTGGGAGGTAAGATCATATCAAAACTGACCATAGAAACGGCAAGAGCCATAGTTCTGATTGCAGCAGCAATAGTGCTGTTTGGCATTACAATCAACGGTAGCATAGCACTTACCATATTACTGCTGGTACTTACTGCATTGTGCTTTGTAGGTTTTGGAATAATGATTTCTGCCAGAGTATCAACTCAGGAAGATTACACTCAGATGGTGATGCCTTTCACCATGCCCATGATGTTCGTTTCAGGAGTGTTCTATCCCATTGAAACCATGCCCTGGATATTCCAGAAAATAGCATACATAACACCTTTAACCTATGCTAACGACGCGTTAAGGGGAGTTATGTTAAAAGGATCAACTATCGGTGATATTTGGATTGATATAGCCGTGCTTGCAGGTTTCACCCTATTATTCTTCGCTATGGGTGTAACCAGATTTAACAGAGACATTTAAGAAGAGTTTAGCTTAACGAATGTGTAAATAAGGTGATAAAATGGATATTGGAAAAAAGCAAATCCTTCTCGGATTTATGATAACATGCCTTTTGGCATCGCCAATGGGCATAGCAACGGCTGCAGGTGCAGATTGGAGTTCATTCCATGAAAATGCACAGCACACCGGTTTTATTGATCAGGCCGCAGATTTCACACCTACAGTCTGGTATTTCAGTACACAGGGAGCTATAAAATCATCCCCTGCCATAATGAACAAAATAATTTATTTTGGTTCTAACGACGGCCATGTTTACGCGGTTAACATGGAAGACGGCACCAAACTTTGGGACTATAAAACTGATGGAGCCGTAGTATCATCCCCAGCACTGGCAGGAGATGTTCTGTACGTGGGATCATCAGACGGATACCTGTACGCTCAGGATACCAAAAATGGTGATGTTAAATGGAAATACAAAACTGGTAACGCTATTGAATCCTCCCCACTGGTTCAGGGTGACCGTCTCTATGTGGGATCCGGCGATGGACGGGTTTATGCAATAGATATTAACAATGGTACCAAAGTATGGGAATACAACACAGGCAATTCAGTTAAATCATCCCCAGTAATCTCTGGAAGCACACTGTTTGTTGGATCAGATGACGGGAAAATATACGCCCTGAATATAAACACTGGTAATAAGACATGGGAGTACACCACAGGAGATAAGGTGGAATCATCGCCTGCAGTGATGAACGATGTGGTTTACATTGGATCTGACGATGGAAAACTATACGCTCTTAGTACCACTGATGGAACGCTCCAGTGGAACTACGATATGGGTAAAGCTGTTGCCTCTTCACCAACAATTGACACCAACGACAACAGCCTGTTTGTAGGGGCTGACAATGGTAAGATGATCTGTTTGGACACCCGAAACGGTGCGGAAAAATGGAATTACACTGCCAGTGGTGCGGTAAAGACCACCGCCACCATCACCGGGAACAAAATAGTATTTGGATCCGACGGAGGCACAGTTTACATAGTAAACAAGTACAACGGTAACGAAGAGTGGAGCTACAATCCCGGATATGGTATCCTTAATCAGCCTATGCAATCTTCTCCGGTAACTTACGGAAACATGATCTACATTGGTGCTGATGATGGATCCCTATATGCACTCAATAACGACAAAAAAACCGCTCCCATGTCAGTATACGTCTACTATATTGGTGGAGCAATTGTAGTCATAATCGCTCTCTTACTGATTGGTAGAGCTGTGCGTAACCGAAGACAAAATAAGGATAAATAAAACGCGTCTAAATTCGGTTTTAGATAAAATACAGAAGATAATCCCATCTTCTGTTATATTTTTTTTAAAAATTCTTTTTTTAAATTAGGGAATTTATTTTTCAGAATAAATACTAAAAATTACTATAAAAGTCTAATACTGATAATACGATTAAATTAAGCTAATAGAGCTAATTGCGAACTTAAATATTCACTATCCCGATATTCTCTCATATACCCTATTCGATTACCTTATAATTCTATTCTATGATAAAAAGTTCTGTAATCTACTAGAAAGAATCGCAAAAATAACAATATAAATTATTAAAAAAGGAAAACAGGAGGTTTAAAAACTATTTACTGAACTCCTTTGCAAGCTGTATTTCAATGGCTGAAACATTAGTGGAGGTTCCCTCATTGTTCATAATCTCTTCAGTGGATATTTCAATACTTCCAATATTCACATCAGTTATGAATCTGTTTCTGACTATCTCTGCAACATCTACTGCTCTAGAAATGGCTCGTCCTCTGGCTTTGAGTAATACTTCCTGAGAACCGCCGTTCATCTGTGTTACTACAGCTAATACATAGTTCATTACCGGTTTGTTTCCAATGTACACCACATTTTCCTCTGACATTCACTTAACCTCCATTGATATACTATGATTCTATGCTGTTACTAATATCATATATATTTTATGACAGAGCTAAGAGAAATAAGCCATTGAAAGGTTACAAAAAAATAAATATCTATTAAAATCCATTTAATATCTGTTAAAAACCAGGAATTATCTATAAAAACCAATAAATGTCTGTTAAAACCAACAAATATATGTTAAAACCAGTGATTTTTTACAATATTAATTCAACACCAAGAACACTTTAAAAGCATATTTTCTTATTTTTGCAAAATTAGTTCATTAAGAGATATCCAACTTTGACACAATTACAAAACTGGAGAAAAATCAATTATAAATCATTCTGGACATTATTAAATACTTTTGGGAGATTTTGATGGAATATCATTAACGGATACATATCATCATAACTTAAATACTTCGAGTAACCGAAAACAATACTCAGAGGTAACATGAAACAATACTCAGGAAATTAGTAAGCCCGAATATAATACCCTCAGATTACGAGTCAATTGCACGAAATATTACCACCAGACCATCTACATGATCCTCAAAATCTTTAATGAGGGTCACACTACCATCAACTGTTAATTTACTTCCATCTTTGGTTGGTAGAATGGCTCTTTTAAAACTGGATTCAGTCATAGAAATATCCTCACCCTGGGGGAATTTGTAATCCATAGGTTTGAATATGTCCCTTACGTCACGACCTAACGCATCTTCTTCCAGCCAGCCGGTTAATTCTTCAGCCATTGAATTCATGAATCTTACCTGGCCATGGGGATCCGTGGCAATTACCCCATCACTGATGCTTCTGAGCATAGCTCCTAACCATTTATCATGTTTTCGGAGCTTTTTTTCCAGGCGATCCCGGTAAAGGGTTATTTCAATGGCAGTGTTGAGTTCACTTTCTTCGAATGGTTTGCGTAAAAATCCATAGGGTTGTTTGAGAATAAATCCAGAAGGCTCGGTTATTTTGGCCCTTTGCACTGTTTTCTCATCAGAGTAGGCAGTCAGGTAGATGATGGGAATTCCCAGTTTGGAGCGGATCTTTTCTGCAGCCTGGATACCATCCATTTCACCTTCCAGTTTAATATCCATGATCACCAGATCAACGTTTAACTCTTCAGCTGCCTTAATAGCCTCTTCACCAGAAGACACAATTGCTGGCACATTAAATCCAACACTATTTAAGGCTTTTTTCATGTCTTCAGCAGTTATCCTCTCATCTTCCACTATCAGGATATTTACATTAGCCATTTGATACTCCCCCACTATCCACATTAACCCTCAATCTGGACTAATTTTCTAAATAACAGTATTAATCATTTTGAAACTTGAAAAGACACTACCATACCGTTTATTTTATGCTTATAATCTTTTATGGGAGTTACAGCACCCTTAATCATGAAGTGTGACCCATCACGAGAAGTTATTTCCGGTTTTCCCTCTGTGGCCAGAACATCTTCCAGGGAGGATTCATCGTTAATTTCAGAAAGAGGCAAGAAAACCTCTTCTAAATCTTTACCCAGGGCATCATCTTTAGTCCAGCCAGTTATCTTCTCAGCCAGGGTGTTAATGAATCTGATCTGACCGGTGGAATTGGTTGCAATCACCGCTTCACTGGTTTTAAGTAACATAGCCGATGCTATTTGATCGTGCTCTTTTTCCATCTGATGACGGTACAATGTGATTTCTATAGCAGCATGGAGTTCGTTCTCATCAAATGGTTTACTTAACATTCCCTGCCCTTTAACCAGGAAGCCAGATGGTTCTGTTAACTTAGCTCTTTCAACAGTTTTTTCATCAGAATAAGCGGTTAGATAAATTACTGGGATGTCATATAACTTTCTTATCTGGGCAGCTGCTTCAATACCGTCCATCTCTCCCTCTAATTTAATATCCATGAGTACTAAATCGGGTTCAATTCGTCCAGCCTGTTGAACGGCACCTTCACCTGTAGAACATATCACCGGTACTTTGTAACCTGCAAACTCCAGTCCTGCCCTTATGTCTTCTGCGGTGATTCTTTCATCTTCCACCACCAGAATAGTTGCACTGGCCATGGTTATCTGTGCTCCTGAAATTTATACAACATACTCTTAACTAGTTTAGTAATTGTTAATTATATCCTTGCCATCTTATAATGATTCTCTGTGCTTAATTTTTCACACATCCAGTGCATTTATTTATCACCGTGCATCTCTCTGGCCATAATGATCTTGTTAATAGCATCTAAAACCGCTTCGACACTGGCCATAACCACATCTTCTACAGTTGAACGGCCTGTGGCACTGTTACCTTCACCATCAGCCATAATTATAAACACCTCTGCCAGGGCGTTTGTACCCCCAGTTATTGCTTCAATATGGTATTCTTTAAGTTCTATGTCAGCAGTTTCCCTCACAAGATCTTGTATCGCGTTAATAGCAGCATCAACTGGCCCAACGCCAGTTTTTGCAGCAGTTTTTATCTTACCATCAATGTTAAGTTTAACTGTAGCTGTGGGAAGTACATTATCCCCGGTCATCACTGTGAATCCTTCCAGTTTGACCTTTTCCTCCTTGGGTTTTCCTAACACAGTTTCCGCCAGTGCCTGGAGATCAGCATCGGTAACCATTTTACCCTTATCACCAAGCTTCTTCACCTGATCATATAAGGTACAGAACTGGTTTTCATTCATTTCAATATCATATTCATCAAGTTTGGATTTTATGGCTCGAGCTCCAGTGTGTTTTCCCATTACTATACGGCGGGTGTGACCTACCATCTCCGGTTTAAGGGGCTCGTAGGTCTCAGCATTCTGTAAAACACCATGCACATGTATCCCTGCCTCATGGGCAAATGCGTTTTCTCCCACAATGGCCTTGTTAGGAGGCATTTTCACCCCGGTGATTCTGGAAACCAGTTCCGAAGTTCCCACTAAAAGTTCTGTGGTTATATTAGTTTTAACACCATAAGTGGCCATAAGAGCCATGACTACTTCTTCAAGAGAGGTGTTACCTGCTCTTTCCCCGAGACCATTGATGGTGGCGTGAACCTGCTGGGCTCCGGCTTCCACTGCTGCCAGGCTGTTGGCCACTGCCAGTCCAAAGTCATCGTGACAGTGCACACTTATGGGAATATTCACCACGTTTTTAATATCCGATACCAGCTGGCGCATTGAGGCCGGCACCATAACCCCCACTGTGTCGGGGACGTTGATTACATCTGCCCCTGCATCCTCCACTGCAGTGTAAACTTCTTTCAGGTATTCAAACTCAGTTCTGGTGGCATCTTCTGCTGAGAACTCTGCTATGATACCATGATCCTTGATGTATTCCACTGCCTCCACTGATTTAGTCAGTATTTCCTCCTGACCCATGTGTAACTTGAATTCCCTGTGTAATGGAGAAGTGCCTATGAAAGTGTGAATGTAATCCACATCAGAATTTA
Proteins encoded in this window:
- a CDS encoding PQQ-binding-like beta-propeller repeat protein; the protein is MDIGKKQILLGFMITCLLASPMGIATAAGADWSSFHENAQHTGFIDQAADFTPTVWYFSTQGAIKSSPAIMNKIIYFGSNDGHVYAVNMEDGTKLWDYKTDGAVVSSPALAGDVLYVGSSDGYLYAQDTKNGDVKWKYKTGNAIESSPLVQGDRLYVGSGDGRVYAIDINNGTKVWEYNTGNSVKSSPVISGSTLFVGSDDGKIYALNINTGNKTWEYTTGDKVESSPAVMNDVVYIGSDDGKLYALSTTDGTLQWNYDMGKAVASSPTIDTNDNSLFVGADNGKMICLDTRNGAEKWNYTASGAVKTTATITGNKIVFGSDGGTVYIVNKYNGNEEWSYNPGYGILNQPMQSSPVTYGNMIYIGADDGSLYALNNDKKTAPMSVYVYYIGGAIVVIIALLLIGRAVRNRRQNKDK
- the albA gene encoding DNA-binding protein Alba, with product MSEENVVYIGNKPVMNYVLAVVTQMNGGSQEVLLKARGRAISRAVDVAEIVRNRFITDVNIGSIEISTEEIMNNEGTSTNVSAIEIQLAKEFSK
- a CDS encoding response regulator codes for the protein MANVNILIVEDERITAEDMKKALNSVGFNVPAIVSSGEEAIKAAEELNVDLVIMDIKLEGEMDGIQAAEKIRSKLGIPIIYLTAYSDEKTVQRAKITEPSGFILKQPYGFLRKPFEESELNTAIEITLYRDRLEKKLRKHDKWLGAMLRSISDGVIATDPHGQVRFMNSMAEELTGWLEEDALGRDVRDIFKPMDYKFPQGEDISMTESSFKRAILPTKDGSKLTVDGSVTLIKDFEDHVDGLVVIFRAIDS
- a CDS encoding response regulator: MASATILVVEDERITAEDIRAGLEFAGYKVPVICSTGEGAVQQAGRIEPDLVLMDIKLEGEMDGIEAAAQIRKLYDIPVIYLTAYSDEKTVERAKLTEPSGFLVKGQGMLSKPFDENELHAAIEITLYRHQMEKEHDQIASAMLLKTSEAVIATNSTGQIRFINTLAEKITGWTKDDALGKDLEEVFLPLSEINDESSLEDVLATEGKPEITSRDGSHFMIKGAVTPIKDYKHKINGMVVSFQVSK
- a CDS encoding 2-isopropylmalate synthase; this encodes MYIDKVKKEMKIPEKVRIFDTTLRDGEQTPGVAITPDEKIRIAKRLDRLGVDVIEVGFPAASLGEQKAALEIKGLELNAKVCGLARVLQEDLDAAINSDVDYIHTFIGTSPLHREFKLHMGQEEILTKSVEAVEYIKDHGIIAEFSAEDATRTEFEYLKEVYTAVEDAGADVINVPDTVGVMVPASMRQLVSDIKNVVNIPISVHCHDDFGLAVANSLAAVEAGAQQVHATINGLGERAGNTSLEEVVMALMATYGVKTNITTELLVGTSELVSRITGVKMPPNKAIVGENAFAHEAGIHVHGVLQNAETYEPLKPEMVGHTRRIVMGKHTGARAIKSKLDEYDIEMNENQFCTLYDQVKKLGDKGKMVTDADLQALAETVLGKPKEEKVKLEGFTVMTGDNVLPTATVKLNIDGKIKTAAKTGVGPVDAAINAIQDLVRETADIELKEYHIEAITGGTNALAEVFIIMADGEGNSATGRSTVEDVVMASVEAVLDAINKIIMAREMHGDK